The Streptomyces sp. NBC_01317 genomic interval CCCGACGCATATGTCTTGCAGCTCTTCGGCATGGTTGTCGTCCTCCTCACCGCGCACGCGGTCATAGGTTTCGTCGTCGGGCGGCGTCTCCACGCGTCGTACTCCGCACCGCTTGTTTCCATAGCCGTGTTCATCGGAGTCAGCTTCCCGCTGGGAACGAGTGCGTGGTGGACGCACCACGTGACGGGGGCTGTCGGCCAAGTCGGTTTCGGTGAGGCGTACTCCGCCCCCATGACCATCGCCGCCGTTCTGCCGACGGTCTGCCTGGCGCTCGCCCTCGTCCTGGCCATCGGTCCTCGGCACATCCGTATCGGTGCTGTCGCGGTCTCCGTCTTGGTCGCCGGCAGCGGCCTGCTCGGCGCCTACGGCATCACCCGGGAGTGGACTTCGTTCGCTCCCGCCGCCAAGGGGCTGGCCCCGGTCACCTGTCAGGGGCGTGCTCCAGAAGTCTGCATGCCCACCGCCGGTGCCGGAGATCTCGAAGAAATTCAAACCGATCTTTCCAGCATGACAAGAAAACTGCGGACCAAAGGGATCATCGAAGAGGTCCCCTCTCGCATCACCGACATATCCGTGTCCGATCCCCGCCGATTGGAGGCGATCGGCACGGAGTGGTCACTCGACCTCGCGGCCGGCAGCCCGGCCGGAATCCCCTGGGAAGATGTGGCGATCGTCGTCGTGGGAATGCCGTGCAAAAACCCGAACTGGAACACCTTGCACTACAACACTCTCTGGACCGCTCGGACCATGGGGGTGGCGGGTGATTACCTCGGCTGGCTCTCCCGTGAATCCTCGTCGTTCCGGAAGGGGAAGGGCGAAGAGGAACTCCTCACGGAAATGGACAGGGTGGACGGCCTCACGTTGGGCGAACAGAAGACCTGGTACATCGGGCAGCGCCGACTCTCCTGCAAGGCCGGCCAGTCGGGATGATCTGGTGGCTGCGCCAACGAGGCGCCTTCGACCTGCTGCCCTTTTCACTGTTCGCCTTCGTGCTGAGCATTTCCCTCACATCGAATCTCATCCTCGTCCTCCCGGCCTATCTTGGCAATTACTCCGTCCCGACCGAATTGAGTAACTTCTTCTGCCTCGTGCCTTCCGTCGCCCTGGTCTCATGCCTCGAAAGACGCCTGCCCGGTATGGAGCGATCCGCTGTACGTCGGCTCGATGCGAGGGACATCGCCCTGGTGACAGGCTTCGCCCTCCTGGCCAGCGCGGTGGCGACGGCGATGACTCCGCTGGACTCCGAGGCGATGTGGACGGCGGCCCGCAACAATCTGCTCTTCTGCGGCCTCGCCCTCGGGAGCTGGCCTCTCCTCGGACACCGGGCTTCCCTCCTGCCCGCGTTCTGGATGATCCTCGCCATGTTCACCGGGGGCAGACATGTCAACGACCCCTATCCCTGGGTGATCGTCACGGAGAAGGCCGATGTCGCCCACGCCGCGACCGGCGCCGCCCTCGTCTTTCTGACAGGACTCGTTCTCCTCACCTGCCTCGTGCCAAGGACCGCCCGATGACTCTCCTGCTCGAACGTGTCACCTTCACCTACCGGCGCAGGCGCCGCCCCGTTCTCTCCCGTTTCACCTACGAGGTACCGGACCACGGTCTGACGATCTTGCTCGGCCCCAATGGAGCGGGAAAGTCCACGACGCTGGCCCTTCTCGCGGGTATCGTCGCGCCGACCGTGGGCCGAGTGCTGTTCAGCGACACGAACCTCACCTCCGCCAGCCGTGAATACCGCCGTCACGTGGCCTGGCTACCGCAGCGGGTGCCTACTTCTCCTCAGCTGACCGCGCGCGAGTACGTGGCCTACATCGCCTGGCTGAAGGGCGAGAGCCGCTCCCACGCGTGGGACCGGGCCGGCGTCGCCCTTGAGCGGGTCGGTCTCGCCGAACAGTCCGGACAGAAGACGGCCGGCCTCTCCGGGGGACAACTCCGGCGTGTCGGTATCGCTTGTGCCCTCGCCCACGACGCCCGCGTCATTCTTCTGGACGAACCGACAGCGGGTCTCGACCCTCATCAGCGTTCCGTGTTCCGTGACGTCCTGGGGAAAATCGCGCGGAGTACCCCGGTCCTGATGTCAACCCATGACGTGATCGACCTGGCCGACGCGGCCACCACTGTCACCCTCATGGAGTCCGGCCGGGTACTCCACCATGGCGATACACAGAGCTTCCTCGACCATGCCCGTTCGGATGCCGCCCCGGGGCGGCGGGCGGAGTCCGCGTACTCCGCCCTCATGCGTCTCGACAGTTCGCGATGAGTGCCCTGATCGATGATTGCCCCTGATCACGGGGCAGCCAACCGCTCCGGCAGCGACGCCTCACCACGCCAGTTGTGCGATCTCCTCCGCCACCACCGCGCACGCGTCCGCCGCCGGGTCGATCAGGGGGAAGTGGCCCACGTCCGGGAGCAGGGTCAGGCCCACCGTTTCGCCTGCCTTGGCCGCCGCGTCCACGTACGCCTCCGCCACCTCGTACGGCACCGTCAGGTCGGTGCGGCCCTGGACCACCGCCGTGGCGATGCCCGTGGGCAGCAGGGACGCCGGGTCGGCGCTCGGGCGGCGGTCCTCGAAGTGGGGCTCTCCGCCCAGGAGCTGGACGATGGCGCCGCCGCACACGTCCAGTTCCACCGCCCGCGCGAGGTCCGCGATCGGGGCGAGCGCCACGACGCCGCGCAGCGGTGGCGGGTGCGGCAGGCGCCAGGGTGAGCCCTCCGGGAGCACATGGCGGGCCGACGCCCACAGCGCCAGGTGGCCGCCCGCCGAGTGGCCTGTCACCACGATCCGGCGCGCGTCGGCCTGCGGTACGGCGGACGTGACCAGGGCGGGCAGCGCGTCCATCGCGGCGGCCACGTCGTCGAACGTCTCCGGCCAGCGGCCCGCCGTCGGACGGTCGGTCTCCGGCTGCGGGGTGTCAATGCCCTGGTGCGGGATGCCGGGACCGCGCCGGTACTCCACGTTCGCCACGGCGAAGCCCCGGCGCGCCAGGAAGTCCGCGAACGGCGTGAGGTGCGCCCGGTCGTACCGCGCGCGCCAGGCGCCGCCGTGGAGCACCACGACGAGCGGGACCCGTTCCTGGTTGCCCCGGGGCGCGTAGAAGTCGATCACCTGATCGGGGTGATCGCCGTACGCGACCGTCGCGTCGGGCGGGACGACCGGGTGGGAGAAGGCCGACTCGGTCTCTGCTGCGTCACGAACCACGGGATCGTGCGCGCCGGGGTCCGGCATGGTGCTCCAACCTCTAGGTACAGGCTGCGAATTGACCTGATCAGCCGGGACGGTACCAGTCGGAGCCGGAGTCGATCACATCCCCGGGCGGCGGCCCGTACGTCATCCGCCGGCCGGTACCTCCGCCAGTACCTCGCCCAGCACCCGCGCCGCCCGTTCCGCGTCCGCGAAACCCACGTACAGCGGCGTGAAGCCGAACCGCAGCACGTCCGGCCTGCGGAGGTCGCCCACCACCCCGCGCGCGATGAGCGTGTCCATCACCGCCGGGGCCTCGGCGCAGCGCAGGGCGACCTGGCTGCCGCGTTCCGCGTGCGCCGAAGGGGTCAGCGAGCTGACCCGGCCCGGCGGGGCGTACGCCTCCACGCACTCCAGGAAGAAGTCCGTGAGCGCCAGGCTCTTCGCCCGTACGGTCTCGATCCCCACCCCGTCCCAGACGTCGAGCGCCGCCTCCAGCGCCAGCATCGAGAGGATGTCGGGCGTACCGACCCGGCCCCGCGTCGCGCCGTCCGCCGCCTCGAAGTCCGACGCCATCGCGAACGGATCGGCGTGCGAGGTCCAGCCCGGCAGCGGCGAGTCGAAAGCGGCCTGGTGGCGCCGGGCCACGTACAGGAAGGCGGGCGAACCCGGCCCGCCGTTCAGATACTTGTACGTGCACCCCACCGCGAGGTCCACCCCGTGCGCGTCCAGGCCCACCGGCAGCGCGCCCGCGCTGTGGCACAGGTCCCAGACGGCGAGCGCGCCCGCCTCGTGCACGGCCGCCGTGATCCCCGGGAGGTCGTGCAGCCGGCCCGTACGGAAATCGACCTGGTTCATCAGCACGACGGCCGTGCGCGGGCCGACGGACCCCAGCAGCTCCGCCGGATCGACGGGGACGAGCGGCTTGCCCGTCATCCGGGCGGCGGAGTGCGCGATGTACCCGTCGCTGGGGAACGTCGTGGCGTCGACCAGGATCTCGTCCCTCGCCGGGTCCGTGGGGTCGAGCAGCCGGACGGCGGCCACCAGGGCCTTGAAGACGTTCACGCTGGTCGAGTCGCCGACGACGATCTGCCCCGGTCCGGCGCCGACGAGCGGGGCGATCCGGTCGCCGATCCGCTCCGGCGCCGTCCACCAGTCACCCTCGGTCCAGGACCGGATCCGCAGCTCGCCCCACTGGCGGCCGATGACGTCGCGCATACGGTCGGGTACGTGGCGGGGCAGCGCGCCGAGCGAGTTCCCGTCCAGGTAGACGGAGTGGTCGTCGAGCGCGAAGAGATCGCGGCGGCCGGCCAGTTCGTCGGCCGCGTCGAGAGCGGCGGCTTTTGCAGCAAGGGAAGCGGGCGCGGCGATACGGGTCGTGTCAGACATGGCTGCGGGCCGTCCAGAGCTCGGGGAACACGTTCTTGGTCGCGCGCTTCTCCAGCCACGCCACACCGGCGGAACCGCCCGTACCGGTCTTGGAGCCCATCGCGCGCCGCGTGGCGACCAGGTGGTCGTTGCGCCAGCGCCACACCAGCTCACCGACGTCCGTCAGCGCCTCGCCCAGCCTGATCAGCTCGGTGTGCTGGTCCGCGTCGGCGTAGATCCCGGCCCAGACCTGCTCGACCTCGGGCGACGGCTCGTACTTCCGCGAGAGGTCGCGCTCGACCACCGCGCCGGGCACGGGCAGCCCGCGCCGGGCGAGCAGCCGCAGCGTCTCGTCGTACAGGCTCGGCTCGTGCAGGGCCTTCTCCAGCTCGGCGTGGACGCGCGGGGCGCCCCGGTGCGGTACGAGCATCGACGCGGACTTGTCGCCGAGCAGGAACTCCATCCGCCGGTACATCGCGGACTGGAAACCGGAACCCTCGCCGAGGGCGCTGCGGTACGAGTTGAACTGCGCCGGGGTCAGCTGTCCGAGCGGCTTCCACGAGGCGTTGAGCGCCTCCAGCTCACGTACGGACCGCTTGAGCGCGTCGACGGCCACCTGGATCCGGTCCTCGCGCAGGGCGCGGGACGCGGTCTCCCACTCGTGGACGATGACCGTGAACCACAGCTCCATGACCTGCGTGGTGACGAGGAAGACCATCTCGCCGGGGTCGTCGGAGAGGGGGTGCTGGAGGTGGGTGAGGACGTCCGCCTGGACGT includes:
- a CDS encoding magnesium transporter; its protein translation is MRFSTTLRTHAAVLAFPVTGFFFAYVFFTIKGRIGHFASLPWPAEVASYAIHAPVPLAAAAAAGLAAVEATRLRTLGVWEMGPARSALRVAVQPVLVVVLTMAGLIAGVTVGALSIAGVLPDAYVLQLFGMVVVLLTAHAVIGFVVGRRLHASYSAPLVSIAVFIGVSFPLGTSAWWTHHVTGAVGQVGFGEAYSAPMTIAAVLPTVCLALALVLAIGPRHIRIGAVAVSVLVAGSGLLGAYGITREWTSFAPAAKGLAPVTCQGRAPEVCMPTAGAGDLEEIQTDLSSMTRKLRTKGIIEEVPSRITDISVSDPRRLEAIGTEWSLDLAAGSPAGIPWEDVAIVVVGMPCKNPNWNTLHYNTLWTARTMGVAGDYLGWLSRESSSFRKGKGEEELLTEMDRVDGLTLGEQKTWYIGQRRLSCKAGQSG
- a CDS encoding ATP-binding cassette domain-containing protein translates to MTLLLERVTFTYRRRRRPVLSRFTYEVPDHGLTILLGPNGAGKSTTLALLAGIVAPTVGRVLFSDTNLTSASREYRRHVAWLPQRVPTSPQLTAREYVAYIAWLKGESRSHAWDRAGVALERVGLAEQSGQKTAGLSGGQLRRVGIACALAHDARVILLDEPTAGLDPHQRSVFRDVLGKIARSTPVLMSTHDVIDLADAATTVTLMESGRVLHHGDTQSFLDHARSDAAPGRRAESAYSALMRLDSSR
- a CDS encoding alpha/beta hydrolase, whose product is MPDPGAHDPVVRDAAETESAFSHPVVPPDATVAYGDHPDQVIDFYAPRGNQERVPLVVVLHGGAWRARYDRAHLTPFADFLARRGFAVANVEYRRGPGIPHQGIDTPQPETDRPTAGRWPETFDDVAAAMDALPALVTSAVPQADARRIVVTGHSAGGHLALWASARHVLPEGSPWRLPHPPPLRGVVALAPIADLARAVELDVCGGAIVQLLGGEPHFEDRRPSADPASLLPTGIATAVVQGRTDLTVPYEVAEAYVDAAAKAGETVGLTLLPDVGHFPLIDPAADACAVVAEEIAQLAW
- the kynU gene encoding kynureninase; this encodes MSDTTRIAAPASLAAKAAALDAADELAGRRDLFALDDHSVYLDGNSLGALPRHVPDRMRDVIGRQWGELRIRSWTEGDWWTAPERIGDRIAPLVGAGPGQIVVGDSTSVNVFKALVAAVRLLDPTDPARDEILVDATTFPSDGYIAHSAARMTGKPLVPVDPAELLGSVGPRTAVVLMNQVDFRTGRLHDLPGITAAVHEAGALAVWDLCHSAGALPVGLDAHGVDLAVGCTYKYLNGGPGSPAFLYVARRHQAAFDSPLPGWTSHADPFAMASDFEAADGATRGRVGTPDILSMLALEAALDVWDGVGIETVRAKSLALTDFFLECVEAYAPPGRVSSLTPSAHAERGSQVALRCAEAPAVMDTLIARGVVGDLRRPDVLRFGFTPLYVGFADAERAARVLGEVLAEVPAGG
- a CDS encoding tryptophan 2,3-dioxygenase, with translation MSHAPDASGSAGSDTPHSETSHADTPHSDTPHLDFAGTTPYEDYVQADVLTHLQHPLSDDPGEMVFLVTTQVMELWFTVIVHEWETASRALREDRIQVAVDALKRSVRELEALNASWKPLGQLTPAQFNSYRSALGEGSGFQSAMYRRMEFLLGDKSASMLVPHRGAPRVHAELEKALHEPSLYDETLRLLARRGLPVPGAVVERDLSRKYEPSPEVEQVWAGIYADADQHTELIRLGEALTDVGELVWRWRNDHLVATRRAMGSKTGTGGSAGVAWLEKRATKNVFPELWTARSHV